From Pseudochaenichthys georgianus chromosome 15, fPseGeo1.2, whole genome shotgun sequence:
ATTGATAACGAACCTTCATGAAACTTACGAAACGATGTACATACTGTAGGTAGAAATGCCATGATACAATTACAGCAATATGATTTGTGAATAAGCCTTAATTGGTGTGTCAGTTTATTCAAATTACATCATTGGCAGAGGCTCGATTGCAAACCAAAATCATTTTTCATTGTAGATTCCCCCATTTTTAAGTTTGTGTGCCATTTTGTAGCAGGAAGCCGGTAATGTTTCAGCTTAGACTGCACGCTTACGACATGTAATTCATTTGTTGCTTCAAATATTGAATGTAATAGCAATTTGGTTTTATGACAATAATACATATACGTTGAACAATAGAGGTGATGTTTAATAATAAAGGATGAAATCAATTTTCcattttaaaaaggaaaacTCAATAAGTGACTTTAAATAAAGGAAACATTTGAACCTGGTTTTTTTTTCTACATTTATTGGACACTAATACATTGTATGTTAGAGCACTCTGAAAGCAAAGCATACGTTTGTACTTTCTCAATGTTACATAAACTAGGCGGCATCAAAACATttgcttttctttctttttttacctTTTCTTGGCAGACATTGTGGGTGTATTGGTGGTGGTGACAGATTGCCTGAATTGGCAATGGTTTACTCATATGGGCCCATGAACTTGTGTGTTGCTAAGTTACAGCATAATGTGTCGTCAGCCTAGGAGTTGGACAGAAACAGGGTTATTATTGGAGAATGAATTCCATATAAACATTATTTATTATAGCTATACATCTCACTTAACTGAAGGAAGTCAAAAGCTTTTGAGCAACTGTCATAGAACTTGGACTTTGATAAACATGAAATGACTAAAGCAGAGCAAGCGTCACTTAGTCTAATGTTAGGTGGTACATCCCCTGcataatatcagattatattaCACAACTTTTCTAACCTACTGTTAAAATAATGTATATTACACAACGTTAATAATACGTAGAAGTACATCCATGTCTCATCTAAAACATACATTGTAGTTTTCTACATATGTGAGCTTCAACCTGAACCAGTTTATTATATTAGCTCTAGGGGAGTAACCTCGTAAGCAAGGGATTTCAAAATTGTTTTTATACAGTATTTACACATTTCCATGAAATGAGTAGCTGGAGCAGAGTGTCAAATATATTGCCAACGTTTACCCTATAATAGATATCTGTAATAAAGGTCCACAAAACACCTGCTACTTCTGCTTATCACCAGGAAACAGATCTTGATCAGATTGTGGCTTTAACTGACTTTGAACATTGGAAAGTTGTGATGCAAAATACGTTGCGTGGGATTCTTTCATCCTCACATGTCAGCTGACTTCCATGCAACCCATTATTCTGTATCAAGCTCTTTGCTCATATTTTAGAGTTGAATGTGGATTTAGGGGGAACCCCCAGTCTCCTCGATGACGTCTTCATCTTCGTCTCTCTGTCCACACAAACCAGGACGCTCCCATCCGAGGCCGTGTCATCACTCTGGATGGGGGTAAACAAAAGTTGAAAATGTTAAATTCATAACAACAAAACAGAGAAAGTCTAATCCAATTTTCTGAAGAACAAAATATCTATGAAGTAAGATACATATATATGGAAAGTATAGACATCTTCCGTCATAGGCGTCTGGCCATCAAAATACATATTTACAAGGTtgattgcacttattgtaagacACTTTGGATACGCTAAATTAAATGTTGTCTAATATACATAGCTTCAATATTCCTTTCAGTGTTCTCCATCAACTGATGCACCCTAatatcttttaaataaagcaTTACAACAAGGTTTAGGAACAACTTAATGACGTTTTTCCTTACAGTCAGTGTCATTTTGTTCCCTTTAGCTTTCTCTTGTAATCCCAGTTTCTCCATAATTAGCTCCATCCTGGATGTGATGCCCGCCACAGAGCTTTCAAGCTGGAGAACCTGTCTTCCCAGTCTTTCATGGTAAGAGAAAGGTTATTTAGTTATTGGTTAACATCCATTGTAGAGACATtttgaaaatggaagacatttcATAAATGTAAAAACTGTTTAAACCTTAGAAACGCTTCCTGATCCACAAAGGTAGGACTGGAGTGGTTCTTCTGGTCGTTGGATGTTACAGGAGGCTTCTCCAGTACATCTTTCTGGTAATTTATCCCAAGATTGTTGAGTTCAGCGCTAAGAGCATCCTGACAAAGAAATTTGGTAGCACTATCATGAACTCATTCTTATAATTGTGTCTTTTATTGAAATAAGTAAAAACTCTGTAGACTTTCACACAAACCCTCTTTTCCTCCAGCTCGATTGTCATCCTCTTTTGTTCGTCCTCGTCTAGAATTTGGTTCCCATCATGGTCAAACCGTGAGAAGGCCGCAGAAATTTCATGATCAGCATGTCCCAACCTGCGAGATCATCAGAGCGGTGAGGGTTACGTAACACTGAAGTTAGCACATACTGTTCTTTTTGATATTTGATCACTTACTCTTTCAGAGTTTCTCTGAAGTCTTTGAATTCAATTTCTCCAGATCCAGAGCGTATCGCCTTCTGAACATCTGATATCTTCTCTTTTTTAAGTTTTAACTTTGTAAATGTCTTCATATAGCTCTGGAATACAAAGACAAAGCATATTGTTTGTTACCTGTGGAACACTTCTCCCATTTTGAACATGAGTCTCATTGTGTTTACCTGTTTGATGATGTCTGTAATCTGGAGCTCGTCTTTTTGCGATGACAGCTCCCCCTTCACTTCAGAATATGTGTCGTTTATGATGGCCAGAAACATGTTCTGAAAAACGAAAATATAAGAGATTAGAAGAAGATCATCTTTATCTTTTTAAATCAATCATCTCATGGAACAAAATGACTTACCAGTAgaacaaagaaaacaaagaacACATAGGTGACAAAGTAGATCGGCCCTAGAACTCTGTTTGCACGGTCGATGGCATTGTAATCAAAGTCTCCAAGAATGATCCTGAACTGTGTGAATCTACAAAAAACGTAAGAAATAATTGTATGATCAGTCGTTCTATTAAAATATGTCCTGCTGATCCACTTCAAACATCTCTTACATGCACTTGACGAAGGTGCTGAAAGATTCAACCTCTGTCCCAAAGAGCAAATATCCAAGTTGAGCGTAGGCAAAGAACACGATGAAGAACATGATGGCGAAGCCCAAGATGTCCTTAGCACAGCGACCCAGTGTGGAAGACAGCTGAGTCATGGTCTTGTTAAAACTGATGTACTTGAAAACCTAAAGATGACATCACACAGTATTTGCAATGGTGCTCGATCATTTTCCTTAACTATGTGTTAGAGTGAAATATTTCAATACTTTACCTTGATCCATGCAAAGAACAAGTTCACTGCATTCATGTTGTTGTACTGCATTTGCCAGAAGGCCAGAAATTCAAAATCAGCGTAGATACCGGGTTCTTCTAGCAGTTTGCCGAGCAGCTTGTCCACTTTTATGGTACGGAAAATATTGAATATAATGGCAACGACGGCGAGCTAAGAAAGAAAATAACTTTTATTCTTTGAGACCAAAAGGACTTGTTCGaacgaaataaaaaaaaaaatcttaccatTATGACAACAATATCCAGAATGTTCCAGATGCTATTAAAATAGGAGAACTTGTGTATTCGCAACTCAATAATCTCCTCTACAATGTAGTAGAGGATGAATAAACAGAAGACCATCTCGCAGCCGAGGATGAAGAAGTCCCAGTTGGTGATGTAGCGAATTAGCTTCACGGTCCTTATCTGGTAGGAAGGGATTGCACCACCAGTCGCAGGAAATTCAACAACCAACCTGAAAGAAGTGGATACAACTTTAGTCAATCAATGCATGGGTATAAACTAATGGGTAAAATTGAGAGGGTCAACGTTGCTCTTTACCTGATGACACAGAACATGTTGATGTTTGCGTTGTAAGTGGAGAAGTCAACAAAGGCTGCTCTGGTTCCTCGGTCGAGCCACAGGTTGTCCACCAGTTCCTGCAGTACGATGGTGCTCTCCTCTTTGGTGCGACCCAAGTCATGGTAGTATCCCGCTCCACTGTATGTGGTCAGCAAGCCCCAGTGGGAAGAACCTTTGATTTCTTTCTCTGTGTGGTAGGTCCACCTGTAGAGGGAGAAGAAAATATTGCTGTAGTTCTCAAATCTCACTGGAGACCCAAAGTAATCCTGTGAAGAAAACGGTTAACATCTCACGCGGTGCCGTTGATGAGTCCGAAGTTAAGGTCATCCTCCTTCTTGTCAATGTAAACATCGAAACAGCCAAATATCTCATCActgaagtctttgtggacctTGCAGGAGTTGTTCATGATCTTGATCTGCCTCATTCTGGGGACTCCTAGCAGCATGTTCTCATAGTAGATGAACGACTGGTCTCCGCTGTCCAAGGACTGGTTGTTGTACCATTTGGTCCAGTAGAGGCCATCCAACAACGGGCCCTGGGAATACTGTTCATACAAAGAGAGATTGGATTGCGTTTGAAAGGCACACAGAAGACATTTCATATTGTCATTTCTCTTTGAATTTTCACTTTGGTAATAATTATGGAAATGGTTTTAAAGGAAAACTCACAGTCCAGAAGTCAGCCATGGTGCTAATGGACTGAAACCTAACTCCACTCTCACTGGCTGTATTCACAAACAGGTCCGTCATGGCTTTCGTGTAGTAATAGGTGCTCGAGCTGGTCATACCGTATGTCACTGAAAGACAACGTAAGCACATTGTTAACGGCCGGCCCTCGATTTCTATCTGGCTTTGCACAGGCTCGGCTATAAATGTGGCTCTATTCAACAGTCCAAGATAAGACAACTCAGAAGCAGACACGCAAGTCCTTATTGAAGACTTGTTCTTATTGCTGTGTTTACGGCCCTGCGGTCAAACAGATCCAGATTAGAGTCCGTCATTTGTTTGAAGAGAGAACACGCCGGCCTGATGGAAATAGCCTCTTCAAACAGTGTACATCTCGCCCAGACAAAGCAACAATAGATGAGGCAAAATGCTCTTATCGCTAAATGGCAATGGAGCAGTACCCATGTCCTTTTCACCCCTAATGCTCAGCTGGACAATGCTTGCAGGCAGATGGGTGGGGAGGGCATTTGTGGTAGGCATTAATGCATGGGGGAAGCTTTTGATGGCAAatcaaataaacagtccaaAGTGCCCTAAGCAGAAACATCGTGACAAGCATTTAACAATTGATCAACAAGCATTTCTGATGCACAATTCACTTAATGGAAATACATTGTGATGCATTAAGGGTTTGAGGCACATGGACCATTCATGCAGGAAAAGCAAACCGTTTGTATTTGGAACTCATTTTGATGTAATTTCCACTAGtttcataatatatatattttgttttctttgtcttGCTTCTGTTCTGATtttatgtaaagcgtctttgagcattaggaaaagagctatataccatgtattattattattattattattattattattattattattattattattattattatatattcaaTCCAGGTAAACACATGTACAACTAAACTTAAATACATTTCTCAACTTTCCTTCGAATATCACATTTCtggtaatattaatattaatgcaAAGACTGTAATGAAAATGCTTGTTAGACTACCACAACTGCAAAAGGAGAGACATCCACATTGAAAGTGCAAAATGTAGGACAGTAGAATACTTACAGAGACATATATCCACCAGGAACACCAGATAGACCATTAGCTCCCGTAGCGTGGTTCGGACAAACAGTTCTCTGTTGTTTGAGGTGTTTTCAGTCAAGGTTGTGCCCCATAAGCCTACGGACAAGTTACAGTGATTTATTTTCTTATGATTCTTATGATGTATGATTG
This genomic window contains:
- the pkd2l1 gene encoding polycystin-2-like protein 1; amino-acid sequence: MKCLNNRADSHLTGQVELDSMGNEAWVNHGYCGSPLALPRAVSTIYNPQPLFQGSMDSMYKLDTPGPFPEEPTPTDQSLVKKPRGCCSFIKGLWGTTLTENTSNNRELFVRTTLRELMVYLVFLVDICLLTYGMTSSSTYYYTKAMTDLFVNTASESGVRFQSISTMADFWTYSQGPLLDGLYWTKWYNNQSLDSGDQSFIYYENMLLGVPRMRQIKIMNNSCKVHKDFSDEIFGCFDVYIDKKEDDLNFGLINGTAWTYHTEKEIKGSSHWGLLTTYSGAGYYHDLGRTKEESTIVLQELVDNLWLDRGTRAAFVDFSTYNANINMFCVIRLVVEFPATGGAIPSYQIRTVKLIRYITNWDFFILGCEMVFCLFILYYIVEEIIELRIHKFSYFNSIWNILDIVVIMLAVVAIIFNIFRTIKVDKLLGKLLEEPGIYADFEFLAFWQMQYNNMNAVNLFFAWIKVFKYISFNKTMTQLSSTLGRCAKDILGFAIMFFIVFFAYAQLGYLLFGTEVESFSTFVKCIFTQFRIILGDFDYNAIDRANRVLGPIYFVTYVFFVFFVLLNMFLAIINDTYSEVKGELSSQKDELQITDIIKQSYMKTFTKLKLKKEKISDVQKAIRSGSGEIEFKDFRETLKELGHADHEISAAFSRFDHDGNQILDEDEQKRMTIELEEKRDALSAELNNLGINYQKDVLEKPPVTSNDQKNHSSPTFVDQEAFLRLGRQVLQLESSVAGITSRMELIMEKLGLQEKAKGNKMTLTSDDTASDGSVLVCVDRETKMKTSSRRLGVPPKSTFNSKI